From Girardinichthys multiradiatus isolate DD_20200921_A chromosome 3, DD_fGirMul_XY1, whole genome shotgun sequence, the proteins below share one genomic window:
- the paqr6 gene encoding membrane progestin receptor delta isoform X3, producing the protein MEEARRVFPVWRGIGASSAVGWSQGWGRCLRWEPNSRDQGTRIPVFDYPVWLIFCRRGRARLREVCQRGRGAIRLSTDLLSLKLPQLFDIHQVPKVFREENIISGYRHPRSSAMDCVLSSFQMNNETINIWTHFLPTWYFVWRFLALCSTMNFLNDSYTWPLLVYMLLICIYPFTSSCAHTFSSMSAESRHICYFFDYGALSLYSLGCAISYGYYVMPDCWVNSWLHQHFVLIAIGNSLFCTSMSCYSRFVELQFPKRSKALRTGAFVVPFIFDTTPLFYRALSCFWGGGSPSDALSSHSCHLLFAFLTCFLFTAHLPERLAPGRFDYIGHSHQLFHVSAVVGTHFQMEGVIADMTSRRAWLQLHGSMPSFLGTIGALTVSLALNLAVIGIFSAPLLWKTRPSSSQQHACKEQ; encoded by the exons ATGGAGGAGGCACGCCGCG TGTTTCCCGTGTGGAGGGGAATAGGGGCCAGCAGCGCCGTCGGGTGGAGCCAGGGCTGGGGCCGCTGCCTGAGATGGGAGCCAAATAGCCGAGACCAAGGGACCAGAATCCCTGTGTTTGACTACCCTGTCTGGTTGATCTTCTGTCGCCGGGGGCGTGCCAGACTCAGGGAGGTGTGTCAGAGAGGGAGAGGCGCCATCAGACTGTCCACAGACCTGCTGAGCTTAAAACTCCCCCAGCTCTTCGACATCCATCAGGTTCCCAAG GTGTTCAGGGAGGAAAATATCATCTCCGGATATCGTCACCCTCGGAGCTCTGCGATGGACTGCGTCCTCAGCAGCTTCCAGATGAACAACGAAACGATCAACATATGGACCCACTTCCTGCCCACATG GTACTTTGTGTGGCGTTTCTTGGCTCTGTGCTCCACCATGAACTTCCTCAACGACAGCTACACCTGGCCCCTGCTGGTCTACATGCTGCTCATCTGTATTTACCCGTTCACCTCCAGCTGTGCCCACACCTTCAGCTCCATGTCCGCAGAGTCCCGACACATCTGTTACTTCTTTGACTACGGAGCTCTCAGCCTCTACAGTCTGG GTTGTGCAATCAGCTACGGATATTATGTGATGCCAGACTGTTGGGTGAACAGTTGGCTTCATCAGCACTTTGTTCTCATCGCCATCGGGAACTCGCTGTTCTGCACCAGCATGTCCTGCTATTCCAG aTTTGTGGAGCTGCAGTTCCCAAAGAGAAGTAAAGCCTTACGAACAGGAGCGTTTGTTGTGCCATTTATATTCGACACGACCCCTCTGTTTTACAGG GCACTGAGTTGCTTCTGGGGTGGCGGCAGCCCAAGTGACGCCTTGTCCAGCCACTCTTGCCACCTCCTCTTCGCCTTCCTCACCTGTTTTCTGTTTACCGCCCATCTCCCAGAGAGGCTGGCGCCGGGGCGCTTCGACTACATCG GCCACAGCCACCAGCTGTTCCACGTCAGCGCCGTGGTGGGAACCCACTTCCAGATGGAGGGTGTCATAGCAGACATGACGTCTCGGAGGGCGTGGCTCCAGCTCCACGGATCAATGCCATCCTTCCTCGGGACCATCGGGGCACTCACCGTCAGCCTCGCCCTCAACCTGGCCGTCATCGGCATTTTCAGCGCTCCATTGCTGTGGAAAACTAGGCCCAGCTCCAGTCAGCAGCACGCCTGCAAGGAGCAGTAA
- the paqr6 gene encoding membrane progestin receptor delta isoform X2, whose translation MSRQGSVLALGKCLACLEFMLFPVWRGIGASSAVGWSQGWGRCLRWEPNSRDQGTRIPVFDYPVWLIFCRRGRARLREVCQRGRGAIRLSTDLLSLKLPQLFDIHQVPKVFREENIISGYRHPRSSAMDCVLSSFQMNNETINIWTHFLPTWYFVWRFLALCSTMNFLNDSYTWPLLVYMLLICIYPFTSSCAHTFSSMSAESRHICYFFDYGALSLYSLGCAISYGYYVMPDCWVNSWLHQHFVLIAIGNSLFCTSMSCYSRFVELQFPKRSKALRTGAFVVPFIFDTTPLFYRALSCFWGGGSPSDALSSHSCHLLFAFLTCFLFTAHLPERLAPGRFDYIGHSHQLFHVSAVVGTHFQMEGVIADMTSRRAWLQLHGSMPSFLGTIGALTVSLALNLAVIGIFSAPLLWKTRPSSSQQHACKEQ comes from the exons TGTTTCCCGTGTGGAGGGGAATAGGGGCCAGCAGCGCCGTCGGGTGGAGCCAGGGCTGGGGCCGCTGCCTGAGATGGGAGCCAAATAGCCGAGACCAAGGGACCAGAATCCCTGTGTTTGACTACCCTGTCTGGTTGATCTTCTGTCGCCGGGGGCGTGCCAGACTCAGGGAGGTGTGTCAGAGAGGGAGAGGCGCCATCAGACTGTCCACAGACCTGCTGAGCTTAAAACTCCCCCAGCTCTTCGACATCCATCAGGTTCCCAAG GTGTTCAGGGAGGAAAATATCATCTCCGGATATCGTCACCCTCGGAGCTCTGCGATGGACTGCGTCCTCAGCAGCTTCCAGATGAACAACGAAACGATCAACATATGGACCCACTTCCTGCCCACATG GTACTTTGTGTGGCGTTTCTTGGCTCTGTGCTCCACCATGAACTTCCTCAACGACAGCTACACCTGGCCCCTGCTGGTCTACATGCTGCTCATCTGTATTTACCCGTTCACCTCCAGCTGTGCCCACACCTTCAGCTCCATGTCCGCAGAGTCCCGACACATCTGTTACTTCTTTGACTACGGAGCTCTCAGCCTCTACAGTCTGG GTTGTGCAATCAGCTACGGATATTATGTGATGCCAGACTGTTGGGTGAACAGTTGGCTTCATCAGCACTTTGTTCTCATCGCCATCGGGAACTCGCTGTTCTGCACCAGCATGTCCTGCTATTCCAG aTTTGTGGAGCTGCAGTTCCCAAAGAGAAGTAAAGCCTTACGAACAGGAGCGTTTGTTGTGCCATTTATATTCGACACGACCCCTCTGTTTTACAGG GCACTGAGTTGCTTCTGGGGTGGCGGCAGCCCAAGTGACGCCTTGTCCAGCCACTCTTGCCACCTCCTCTTCGCCTTCCTCACCTGTTTTCTGTTTACCGCCCATCTCCCAGAGAGGCTGGCGCCGGGGCGCTTCGACTACATCG GCCACAGCCACCAGCTGTTCCACGTCAGCGCCGTGGTGGGAACCCACTTCCAGATGGAGGGTGTCATAGCAGACATGACGTCTCGGAGGGCGTGGCTCCAGCTCCACGGATCAATGCCATCCTTCCTCGGGACCATCGGGGCACTCACCGTCAGCCTCGCCCTCAACCTGGCCGTCATCGGCATTTTCAGCGCTCCATTGCTGTGGAAAACTAGGCCCAGCTCCAGTCAGCAGCACGCCTGCAAGGAGCAGTAA